A genomic segment from Coccinella septempunctata chromosome 3, icCocSept1.1, whole genome shotgun sequence encodes:
- the LOC123310135 gene encoding lipid storage droplets surface-binding protein 1-like isoform X2, with the protein MVEIKMAENNEKAIEMAPTCMTSVNRIVKLPVVETSIQTASNVYEKVKDINGYAKWGFETMENTFHSVVEAGKPYAVDAVQKLDGPIKRVDNVLCSGLDYVEAKVPAVKLPPCELYNSTKGYVHDTVSPTVDAAYKTVHAVVDPAVNMARTVVDPAVQAAKPTVEAAYKMVEPMVQPAMDKANALKERVLHGEMKEEEEKEGRIPLILISWKIHLLTEFFELIIHIYYSLSLLRSPIIESIDEGHEDENDNH; encoded by the exons ATGGTAGAG ATTAAAATGGCTGAAAATAACGAGAAAGCAATTGAAATGGCTCCAACCTGTATGACGTCAGTGAACAGAATTGTGAAGCTACCAGTCGTTGAAACATCAATCCAGACAGCATCCAATGTTTACGAAAAAGTGAAG gaTATAAATGGATATGCAAAATGGGGCTTCGAAACCATGGAAAACACCTTTCACAGCGTCGTTGAGGCCGGCAAACCCTACGCCGTTGACGCAGTTCAAAAGCTCGATGGTCCAATCAAGAGAGTGGACAACGTCCTCTGCAGCGGCTTAGATTACGTCGAGGCCAAAGTTCCAGCAGTCAAACTGCCCCCATGCGAG TTGTACAACTCCACGAAGGGCTATGTTCACGACACCGTCAGCCCTACGGTTGATGCTGCCTACAAGACCGTTCATGCAGTTGTAGATCCAGCTGTCAATATGGCTAGGACCGTTGTTGATCCCGCTGTTCAAGCTGCTAAGCCCACCGTAGAAGCTGCTTATAAAATGGTGGAGCCAATGGTGCAACCAGCGATGGACAAGGCCAACGCTCTGAAAGAAAGGGTACTCCATGGTGAAATGAAggaggaagaagaaaaagaag GGAGGATACCATTAATTTTAATTTCttggaaaattcacttattaaCTGAATTCTTCGAGTTAATTATTCATATTTACTATAGTCTCAGTTTACTACGATCTCCAATTATTG AAAGCATAGATGAGGGCCATGAAGATGAGAATGATAACCATTAA
- the LOC123310135 gene encoding lipid storage droplets surface-binding protein 1-like isoform X1, giving the protein MVEIKMAENNEKAIEMAPTCMTSVNRIVKLPVVETSIQTASNVYEKVKDINGYAKWGFETMENTFHSVVEAGKPYAVDAVQKLDGPIKRVDNVLCSGLDYVEAKVPAVKLPPCEIISQLYNSTKGYVHDTVSPTVDAAYKTVHAVVDPAVNMARTVVDPAVQAAKPTVEAAYKMVEPMVQPAMDKANALKERVLHGEMKEEEEKEGRIPLILISWKIHLLTEFFELIIHIYYSLSLLRSPIIESIDEGHEDENDNH; this is encoded by the exons ATGGTAGAG ATTAAAATGGCTGAAAATAACGAGAAAGCAATTGAAATGGCTCCAACCTGTATGACGTCAGTGAACAGAATTGTGAAGCTACCAGTCGTTGAAACATCAATCCAGACAGCATCCAATGTTTACGAAAAAGTGAAG gaTATAAATGGATATGCAAAATGGGGCTTCGAAACCATGGAAAACACCTTTCACAGCGTCGTTGAGGCCGGCAAACCCTACGCCGTTGACGCAGTTCAAAAGCTCGATGGTCCAATCAAGAGAGTGGACAACGTCCTCTGCAGCGGCTTAGATTACGTCGAGGCCAAAGTTCCAGCAGTCAAACTGCCCCCATGCGAG ATCATTTCACAGTTGTACAACTCCACGAAGGGCTATGTTCACGACACCGTCAGCCCTACGGTTGATGCTGCCTACAAGACCGTTCATGCAGTTGTAGATCCAGCTGTCAATATGGCTAGGACCGTTGTTGATCCCGCTGTTCAAGCTGCTAAGCCCACCGTAGAAGCTGCTTATAAAATGGTGGAGCCAATGGTGCAACCAGCGATGGACAAGGCCAACGCTCTGAAAGAAAGGGTACTCCATGGTGAAATGAAggaggaagaagaaaaagaag GGAGGATACCATTAATTTTAATTTCttggaaaattcacttattaaCTGAATTCTTCGAGTTAATTATTCATATTTACTATAGTCTCAGTTTACTACGATCTCCAATTATTG AAAGCATAGATGAGGGCCATGAAGATGAGAATGATAACCATTAA
- the LOC123310135 gene encoding lipid storage droplets surface-binding protein 1-like isoform X4, with the protein MVEIKMAENNEKAIEMAPTCMTSVNRIVKLPVVETSIQTASNVYEKVKDINGYAKWGFETMENTFHSVVEAGKPYAVDAVQKLDGPIKRVDNVLCSGLDYVEAKVPAVKLPPCEIISQLYNSTKGYVHDTVSPTVDAAYKTVHAVVDPAVNMARTVVDPAVQAAKPTVEAAYKMVEPMVQPAMDKANALKERVLHGEMKEEEEKEESIDEGHEDENDNH; encoded by the exons ATGGTAGAG ATTAAAATGGCTGAAAATAACGAGAAAGCAATTGAAATGGCTCCAACCTGTATGACGTCAGTGAACAGAATTGTGAAGCTACCAGTCGTTGAAACATCAATCCAGACAGCATCCAATGTTTACGAAAAAGTGAAG gaTATAAATGGATATGCAAAATGGGGCTTCGAAACCATGGAAAACACCTTTCACAGCGTCGTTGAGGCCGGCAAACCCTACGCCGTTGACGCAGTTCAAAAGCTCGATGGTCCAATCAAGAGAGTGGACAACGTCCTCTGCAGCGGCTTAGATTACGTCGAGGCCAAAGTTCCAGCAGTCAAACTGCCCCCATGCGAG ATCATTTCACAGTTGTACAACTCCACGAAGGGCTATGTTCACGACACCGTCAGCCCTACGGTTGATGCTGCCTACAAGACCGTTCATGCAGTTGTAGATCCAGCTGTCAATATGGCTAGGACCGTTGTTGATCCCGCTGTTCAAGCTGCTAAGCCCACCGTAGAAGCTGCTTATAAAATGGTGGAGCCAATGGTGCAACCAGCGATGGACAAGGCCAACGCTCTGAAAGAAAGGGTACTCCATGGTGAAATGAAggaggaagaagaaaaagaag AAAGCATAGATGAGGGCCATGAAGATGAGAATGATAACCATTAA
- the LOC123310135 gene encoding lipid storage droplets surface-binding protein 1-like isoform X3 — MAENNEKAIEMAPTCMTSVNRIVKLPVVETSIQTASNVYEKVKDINGYAKWGFETMENTFHSVVEAGKPYAVDAVQKLDGPIKRVDNVLCSGLDYVEAKVPAVKLPPCEIISQLYNSTKGYVHDTVSPTVDAAYKTVHAVVDPAVNMARTVVDPAVQAAKPTVEAAYKMVEPMVQPAMDKANALKERVLHGEMKEEEEKEGRIPLILISWKIHLLTEFFELIIHIYYSLSLLRSPIIESIDEGHEDENDNH; from the exons ATGGCTGAAAATAACGAGAAAGCAATTGAAATGGCTCCAACCTGTATGACGTCAGTGAACAGAATTGTGAAGCTACCAGTCGTTGAAACATCAATCCAGACAGCATCCAATGTTTACGAAAAAGTGAAG gaTATAAATGGATATGCAAAATGGGGCTTCGAAACCATGGAAAACACCTTTCACAGCGTCGTTGAGGCCGGCAAACCCTACGCCGTTGACGCAGTTCAAAAGCTCGATGGTCCAATCAAGAGAGTGGACAACGTCCTCTGCAGCGGCTTAGATTACGTCGAGGCCAAAGTTCCAGCAGTCAAACTGCCCCCATGCGAG ATCATTTCACAGTTGTACAACTCCACGAAGGGCTATGTTCACGACACCGTCAGCCCTACGGTTGATGCTGCCTACAAGACCGTTCATGCAGTTGTAGATCCAGCTGTCAATATGGCTAGGACCGTTGTTGATCCCGCTGTTCAAGCTGCTAAGCCCACCGTAGAAGCTGCTTATAAAATGGTGGAGCCAATGGTGCAACCAGCGATGGACAAGGCCAACGCTCTGAAAGAAAGGGTACTCCATGGTGAAATGAAggaggaagaagaaaaagaag GGAGGATACCATTAATTTTAATTTCttggaaaattcacttattaaCTGAATTCTTCGAGTTAATTATTCATATTTACTATAGTCTCAGTTTACTACGATCTCCAATTATTG AAAGCATAGATGAGGGCCATGAAGATGAGAATGATAACCATTAA